A region of Subdoligranulum variabile DNA encodes the following proteins:
- a CDS encoding helix-turn-helix domain-containing protein produces MAMEFNRILTLLRKERGITQKQAAQDLGISQAQLSHYEKGIRECGLAFVVQVADYYGVSCDYLLGRSAERSGQTIRVEDLPDANAATSGSVYRGSVLPTMYKKLIENSLDILYDKLQESGDKELVTAISRYLMLAVYKVFRQMYDACPRNVKGMFRIGGARWQASADAAMRLTEADLAEVLKGEDGTRDSVDPATMALTTERLTHDYPRHATSLLNLVKNAEESMRGFQRSE; encoded by the coding sequence ATGGCCATGGAGTTCAACCGGATCCTGACGCTGCTGCGCAAGGAACGGGGTATCACACAGAAACAGGCGGCGCAGGACCTGGGCATCAGCCAGGCCCAGCTTTCCCATTACGAAAAGGGCATCCGGGAATGCGGACTGGCCTTTGTGGTTCAGGTGGCGGACTATTACGGCGTCAGCTGTGACTATCTGCTGGGCCGCAGTGCGGAGCGCAGCGGTCAGACCATCCGGGTGGAGGACCTGCCCGATGCCAACGCCGCCACCAGCGGCAGCGTTTACCGGGGCAGCGTGCTGCCCACCATGTACAAAAAGCTCATCGAGAACTCCCTGGACATCCTCTACGACAAACTCCAGGAGAGCGGCGACAAGGAGCTGGTCACGGCCATCAGCCGGTATCTGATGCTGGCGGTCTACAAGGTGTTCCGCCAGATGTACGATGCCTGCCCCCGCAACGTGAAGGGGATGTTCCGCATCGGCGGGGCCCGGTGGCAGGCCAGCGCCGACGCTGCCATGCGGCTTACCGAGGCGGACCTGGCCGAGGTGCTCAAGGGGGAGGACGGCACCCGGGACAGTGTGGACCCCGCCACCATGGCACTGACCACCGAGCGGCTGACCCACGATTATCCCCGCCACGCCACCAGCCTGCTGAACCTGGTGAAGAACGCCGAGGAATCCATGCGCGGCTTCCAGCGTTCCGAGTAA
- a CDS encoding AbrB/MazE/SpoVT family DNA-binding domain-containing protein: MISTGIVRHIDSLGRVVLPKELRRTFGITADTPLEILTEGDAILLRKYRPADACALCGEVVPGSVQLHGKFVCPACRQALTGK, from the coding sequence ATGATTTCAACCGGGATCGTCCGTCATATCGATTCTCTGGGCCGCGTGGTCCTGCCCAAAGAGCTGCGCCGCACCTTCGGCATCACCGCCGATACGCCGCTGGAAATCCTCACCGAGGGGGACGCCATCCTGCTGCGGAAATACCGCCCCGCCGACGCCTGCGCCCTCTGCGGCGAGGTGGTGCCCGGCTCGGTCCAGCTCCATGGAAAATTCGTCTGCCCCGCCTGCCGCCAGGCCCTGACCGGAAAATAA
- a CDS encoding N-acetylmuramoyl-L-alanine amidase family protein, with protein MAKGRVVFYEDPPTRTPPRSVYTGRARRRRRRRGRRLLFALAALVLASAVGYVLWYTHPAHQSTLEDPERSQVEEDLPLAGGQTGAAGGVTAADGAIVVAIDPGHGGVNPNIGAEDYGSEANGLRESEVTLATARALYDLLAADDRFAPMLTADGTEYLKPSERGAAAQAAGAQLFLSIHLNYDTSGSASGFECYAAPPYLDTNAESVRFGELLAASFGQMGLRLRGTTGVRYLYYDANDNKQIYESTDTTIRWDPTFTVLSSCGCPAVLCEEGFISNGGDMALLAGDGCQAAARRYYDCILAYFDLT; from the coding sequence ATGGCAAAAGGACGTGTGGTATTTTACGAGGATCCCCCCACCCGTACGCCGCCGCGGTCCGTCTACACAGGGCGGGCACGGCGGCGCAGGCGTCGGCGGGGGCGGCGGCTGCTGTTTGCCCTGGCGGCCCTGGTGCTGGCGTCGGCGGTGGGGTATGTGCTGTGGTACACCCACCCGGCCCACCAGAGCACCCTGGAGGACCCTGAGCGCAGCCAGGTGGAGGAGGACCTTCCCCTGGCAGGCGGGCAGACCGGGGCTGCGGGCGGGGTGACGGCGGCGGACGGGGCCATCGTGGTGGCCATCGATCCGGGGCACGGCGGGGTAAATCCCAACATCGGCGCCGAGGACTATGGCAGCGAGGCAAACGGCCTGCGGGAGAGTGAAGTCACCCTGGCCACCGCCCGGGCCCTCTACGACCTGCTGGCGGCGGACGACCGGTTCGCGCCGATGCTCACGGCGGACGGCACCGAATACCTGAAGCCCAGTGAGCGGGGCGCCGCGGCCCAGGCGGCGGGGGCGCAGCTGTTCCTCTCCATCCACCTGAACTACGACACCAGCGGCTCGGCCAGCGGCTTTGAGTGCTACGCTGCCCCTCCCTACCTGGACACCAACGCCGAGAGCGTCCGCTTCGGGGAGCTGCTGGCGGCCTCCTTCGGCCAGATGGGGCTGCGGCTGCGGGGCACCACCGGGGTGCGCTACTTATATTATGATGCCAACGACAACAAGCAGATCTATGAATCCACCGACACCACCATCCGCTGGGATCCCACCTTCACGGTGCTGTCCTCCTGCGGATGTCCGGCGGTACTCTGCGAGGAGGGCTTCATCAGCAACGGCGGCGATATGGCCCTGCTGGCCGGCGACGGCTGCCAGGCGGCGGCCCGGCGGTACTACGACTGCATCCTTGCCTACTTTGATCTGACCTGA
- a CDS encoding SpoIIE family protein phosphatase, which translates to MAVFTNTNEKVHTPALDVGALLPAGARWSALAWQGAAAVTGAVLGAGQIYGGAAPFGLALVIGCPPAYLLASGVGALAGSLLFQPVAMGLRLAGALAAAVAGRWLSGGKSRTAAWAGGITLLAIQALGIFFAGGILDPGQTVATGCTALLAAGLGWAFVHFPVQQPGGACLWLAVGTACLQRCTLGPLDPGLALAAAAGLCAAIAGTLEQTAVLSIALAAALTAASPDLCYAALSVALGSLGASCLFPGERWRCAGVFVVGCTVGALAAPDAAGVLPLAAGGGLGLCVAVAMPGEWLRTVFPPPAPPVQAQGLTGAARRLANVADTLSDIADTVNAVCARQMPPKGENFDFVVEHIARTTCQTCTRRSRCWVRGYATAMDGLYQLKPTLESTGHVEVEDLPGQLSVCIHPGDLCTAANHGYRLWRSRRQTRARATMLRTALTEQYSALAGALAQLAGKLGQAGLPDPRREAKVAQLFGGLGLDALECSVTSDLAGRLSVSVTIARTRFAEEEVTALTGEVSRICRRDLDLPEITHCRTVTMLHFGERPVFRAEFGAAAHPAKGQTVSGDALEQFCDAAGRAQMLLCDGMGTGRPAAVDGQMAARLTSQLLRAGFAAESAARLVNVALGLKSAEQESGATLDLLTVDLYTGRAGLFKAGAAPSFLVRGGVPHMLEGASLPMGVMDSLVGRSTTFGLDAGDWVVLVSDGVLTDGTQWLLEQLQLSAKLGHTPQQAAQTLADAAVRRAGDKQDDITVAVVRLAQP; encoded by the coding sequence ATGGCTGTCTTTACCAATACAAACGAAAAGGTACATACGCCCGCCCTGGACGTGGGCGCGCTGCTGCCCGCGGGGGCACGGTGGTCGGCGCTGGCCTGGCAGGGGGCCGCGGCCGTCACCGGCGCGGTGCTGGGCGCCGGGCAGATCTACGGCGGCGCCGCACCCTTCGGCCTGGCGCTGGTCATCGGCTGTCCGCCGGCCTATCTGCTGGCTTCCGGCGTGGGGGCGCTGGCCGGCAGTCTGCTCTTCCAGCCGGTGGCCATGGGACTCCGCCTGGCGGGGGCACTGGCGGCTGCCGTGGCGGGGCGGTGGCTCAGCGGAGGCAAATCCCGCACGGCGGCCTGGGCCGGGGGCATCACCCTGCTGGCCATCCAGGCCCTGGGCATTTTTTTTGCGGGCGGCATCCTGGACCCCGGGCAGACCGTCGCCACGGGATGCACGGCCCTGCTGGCGGCGGGACTTGGCTGGGCGTTCGTCCATTTTCCGGTACAGCAGCCGGGCGGGGCCTGCCTCTGGCTGGCGGTGGGGACGGCCTGTCTCCAGCGCTGTACCCTAGGACCGCTGGATCCGGGCCTGGCACTGGCCGCGGCGGCGGGACTCTGTGCGGCCATCGCGGGGACGCTGGAACAGACGGCGGTGCTCAGCATCGCCCTGGCGGCCGCCCTGACGGCGGCCAGCCCCGATCTGTGCTATGCGGCGCTGAGTGTGGCGCTGGGCAGCCTGGGGGCGTCCTGCCTCTTCCCCGGCGAGCGGTGGCGCTGCGCGGGGGTCTTCGTGGTGGGCTGCACGGTGGGGGCGCTGGCCGCCCCCGACGCGGCGGGGGTCCTGCCTCTGGCCGCCGGCGGCGGGCTGGGACTCTGCGTGGCGGTGGCCATGCCGGGGGAATGGCTGCGCACGGTGTTTCCGCCCCCCGCGCCGCCGGTGCAGGCCCAGGGCCTTACGGGGGCTGCCCGCCGTCTGGCCAACGTGGCCGATACATTAAGCGATATTGCCGATACCGTCAACGCTGTCTGTGCCCGGCAGATGCCCCCCAAAGGGGAAAACTTCGACTTCGTGGTGGAGCACATCGCCCGCACCACCTGCCAGACCTGTACCCGGCGCAGCCGCTGCTGGGTGCGGGGGTATGCCACGGCGATGGACGGGCTGTATCAGCTCAAACCCACCCTGGAGAGCACCGGCCACGTGGAGGTGGAGGACCTGCCGGGACAGCTCTCGGTCTGTATCCATCCGGGGGACCTGTGCACGGCGGCCAACCACGGCTACCGGCTGTGGCGCAGCCGCCGCCAGACCCGGGCCCGGGCTACCATGCTGCGCACGGCCCTCACCGAGCAGTACAGCGCGCTGGCGGGGGCACTGGCCCAGCTGGCGGGCAAACTGGGCCAGGCGGGACTGCCCGATCCCCGGCGGGAGGCCAAGGTGGCCCAGCTCTTCGGGGGGCTGGGGCTGGACGCGCTGGAATGCAGCGTGACCTCCGACCTCGCGGGCCGCCTGTCGGTGTCGGTGACCATTGCCCGCACCCGTTTTGCCGAGGAGGAAGTCACGGCGCTGACCGGGGAGGTGAGCCGTATCTGCCGCCGTGACCTGGACCTCCCGGAGATCACCCACTGCCGTACCGTCACCATGCTGCATTTTGGCGAGCGCCCGGTGTTCCGGGCGGAGTTCGGCGCAGCGGCCCACCCGGCCAAGGGACAGACGGTGAGCGGGGATGCTCTGGAACAATTCTGTGATGCCGCCGGCCGGGCCCAGATGCTGCTGTGCGACGGCATGGGCACCGGGCGTCCGGCGGCGGTGGACGGTCAGATGGCGGCGCGGCTGACCAGCCAGCTGCTGCGGGCGGGCTTTGCGGCGGAGAGCGCCGCCCGGCTCGTCAACGTGGCACTGGGGCTGAAGAGCGCCGAGCAGGAATCCGGCGCCACCCTGGACCTGCTGACGGTGGACCTTTACACCGGCCGGGCAGGGCTTTTCAAGGCAGGGGCAGCGCCCAGCTTTCTGGTACGGGGCGGGGTGCCCCACATGCTGGAGGGCGCCAGCCTGCCCATGGGGGTGATGGACAGCCTGGTGGGCCGTTCCACCACCTTCGGCCTGGACGCCGGGGACTGGGTGGTGCTGGTCAGCGACGGGGTGCTCACCGACGGCACCCAATGGCTGCTGGAACAGCTGCAGCTCAGCGCCAAACTGGGGCATACCCCCCAGCAGGCGGCCCAGACCCTGGCCGACGCGGCGGTGCGCCGTGCCGGCGACAAGCAGGACGACATCACGGTGGCGGTGGTGCGGCTGGCACAGCCCTGA
- a CDS encoding elongation factor G: MDYASKDIRNILVAGHAGCGKTTLIEALLYLSGATERMGRVEDGTTASDFDPEEVRRKASLNSSVIPVEYQGIKYNLIDTPGLFDFETGAAEGVMAAESVLICVSGRSGVSVGAEKAYRLACKQNKARMIFVTKTDLENADYFKILEQMKIEFGPSVCPCVVPVRLDDGTVAYINLFSQKAFKYEGGKQIQIDLPDIGHRFEGLIQAMSEAIAETDEALMEKFFEGEPFTTEEIVQGMAAGVRTGQITPVFCGSAVNNQALDMLLYNMNVLLPGADTAAAVGETKDGEPVEVTADPDAPVCAYVFKTVADPFVGKLSFIKVLSGKLTATSNVVNARTGQPERLGKTLTVCGKKQTDTAAITTGDIGAVAKLATAKTGDTLCDPARVVALPAPSYPIASYRMAVKVAKKGDEGKVSGALARLIEEDPAITFQVDPETKQQIIGGLGTQHLEVAVAKLKNKFGVEITLETPRVPYRESIRKSCKAQGRHKKQTGGHGQFGDVWIQFEPIEGEAIEFAENVFGGSVPKNFFPAVEKGVRQAAEHGVLAGYPMVGMKATLLDGSYHPVDSSEMAFIMAAKLAYKAAIPEAGPVLLEPIGALQAHVPADNTGDIMGEVTKRRGRVLGMNPDEDGMQVVEAEVPMAEMQDFTTFLRQLTQGRGWFTFDFVRYEVLPQMLEAKVIDQAKALGNFSDDE, translated from the coding sequence ATGGACTATGCAAGCAAAGACATCCGCAACATTCTGGTGGCCGGTCATGCCGGCTGCGGCAAGACGACGCTGATCGAGGCGCTGCTGTATCTGAGCGGTGCCACCGAGCGCATGGGCCGTGTGGAAGATGGTACCACCGCCAGTGACTTTGATCCCGAGGAAGTGCGCCGCAAAGCCTCGCTGAATTCCAGCGTGATCCCGGTGGAGTATCAGGGCATCAAGTACAATCTGATCGATACCCCGGGTCTTTTCGACTTTGAGACGGGCGCGGCCGAGGGCGTCATGGCAGCGGAGAGTGTGCTGATCTGCGTGTCGGGCCGTTCGGGCGTCAGCGTAGGGGCGGAGAAAGCCTATCGTCTGGCCTGCAAGCAGAACAAGGCACGGATGATCTTTGTGACCAAGACCGACCTCGAAAACGCCGACTATTTCAAGATCCTGGAACAGATGAAGATCGAATTCGGTCCCAGCGTCTGTCCCTGCGTCGTGCCGGTGCGTTTGGACGACGGCACCGTTGCGTACATCAACCTGTTCAGCCAGAAGGCATTCAAATACGAAGGCGGCAAGCAGATCCAGATCGACCTGCCGGACATCGGCCACCGTTTTGAAGGTTTGATCCAGGCCATGAGTGAGGCCATCGCCGAGACCGACGAGGCCCTGATGGAAAAATTCTTTGAAGGGGAACCTTTCACCACGGAGGAGATCGTCCAGGGCATGGCGGCCGGAGTGCGTACCGGCCAGATCACGCCGGTGTTCTGCGGCAGTGCCGTGAACAACCAGGCGCTGGATATGCTGCTGTACAACATGAACGTGCTGCTGCCCGGGGCGGACACCGCCGCGGCGGTGGGCGAGACGAAGGACGGCGAGCCGGTGGAAGTCACCGCCGACCCGGATGCCCCGGTCTGCGCCTACGTGTTCAAGACGGTGGCGGACCCGTTCGTGGGCAAGCTGAGCTTCATCAAGGTATTGTCCGGCAAGCTGACGGCGACCAGCAACGTGGTGAATGCCCGTACTGGTCAGCCCGAGCGGCTGGGCAAGACGCTGACGGTCTGCGGCAAGAAGCAGACCGACACCGCGGCCATCACCACTGGTGACATCGGCGCGGTGGCCAAACTGGCGACGGCCAAGACCGGCGACACGCTGTGCGATCCCGCCCGCGTGGTAGCCCTGCCGGCGCCCAGCTATCCCATTGCAAGCTATCGTATGGCGGTGAAGGTGGCCAAGAAGGGCGACGAGGGCAAGGTCTCCGGCGCGCTGGCCCGCCTGATCGAGGAAGATCCCGCCATCACCTTCCAGGTGGATCCCGAAACCAAGCAGCAGATCATCGGCGGATTGGGCACCCAGCATCTCGAGGTGGCGGTGGCCAAACTCAAGAACAAATTCGGCGTCGAGATCACGCTGGAAACGCCCCGCGTACCCTACCGCGAATCCATCCGCAAGAGCTGCAAGGCCCAGGGCCGCCACAAGAAGCAGACCGGCGGTCACGGCCAGTTCGGTGATGTGTGGATCCAGTTCGAGCCCATCGAGGGCGAAGCCATTGAATTTGCCGAGAACGTCTTCGGCGGCAGTGTGCCGAAGAACTTCTTCCCGGCGGTGGAAAAGGGTGTCCGCCAGGCCGCCGAGCACGGCGTGCTGGCCGGGTATCCCATGGTAGGCATGAAAGCCACCCTGCTGGACGGCAGCTACCATCCGGTGGACTCCAGTGAAATGGCGTTCATCATGGCGGCCAAGCTGGCCTACAAGGCGGCCATTCCCGAGGCAGGCCCCGTGCTGCTGGAACCCATCGGCGCCCTGCAGGCGCATGTGCCGGCGGACAATACCGGCGATATCATGGGTGAGGTCACCAAGCGGCGCGGCCGCGTGCTGGGCATGAACCCCGACGAGGACGGCATGCAGGTGGTGGAGGCGGAAGTCCCCATGGCCGAAATGCAGGATTTCACTACCTTCCTGCGGCAGCTGACCCAGGGCCGCGGCTGGTTTACCTTCGATTTCGTCCGGTATGAGGTCCTGCCCCAGATGCTGGAAGCCAAGGTCATCGACCAGGCCAAGGCGCTGGGCAACTTCTCGGACGACGAGTAA
- the gltX gene encoding glutamate--tRNA ligase, producing MHVGNLRTALYTYLQARHNGGTFILRIEDTDQGRLVEGATDIIYGTLKATGLTWDEGPDIGGPVGPYVQSERMGMFKQYAEQLVKSGKAYYCFCTEERLNELHEAQRAAGEMTHYDGHCRNLSEEEVAAKLAAGEPYVIRQKIPESGVAGFDDVVYGHIEVNVSELDDQILIKTDGMPTYNFANVVDDHLMGITHVIRGSEYLSSTPKYNLLYDAFGWEKPVYIHCPPVMKDAQNKLSKRNGDASYQDLVAKGYLPQAVLNYLLLLGWAPEGEQEIFTLDEMIKIWDPSRISKSPAIFDPLKLRAINAAYIRALPPEEFRRLADPFIDSAVHREIDRDLLCANLQPRCEVLEDIPPQLDFFDAVLPYDAELYRNKKQKTTPESAKEALTALLPVLEGVTDWNRDAIFDACKAQAEAMEKKNGWLLYPLGIALSGKSRTPGGGTDLAAMLGKDETLARLRTALAAL from the coding sequence ATGCACGTGGGCAACCTGCGCACCGCGCTGTACACCTATCTGCAGGCCCGCCACAACGGCGGCACCTTCATTCTGCGCATCGAGGACACCGACCAGGGCCGTCTGGTGGAGGGCGCCACCGACATCATCTACGGCACCCTGAAAGCCACCGGTCTGACCTGGGACGAAGGCCCCGACATCGGCGGCCCGGTGGGTCCCTACGTCCAGAGCGAGCGGATGGGGATGTTCAAGCAGTACGCCGAGCAGCTGGTGAAATCGGGCAAGGCCTACTACTGCTTCTGCACCGAGGAGCGGCTCAACGAGCTGCACGAGGCCCAGCGGGCGGCGGGCGAGATGACCCACTACGACGGCCACTGCCGCAACCTCAGCGAGGAGGAAGTGGCGGCGAAGCTGGCGGCGGGCGAGCCCTACGTCATCCGCCAGAAGATCCCCGAGAGCGGCGTGGCGGGCTTTGACGATGTGGTCTACGGCCACATCGAGGTCAACGTCAGCGAGCTGGACGACCAGATCCTCATCAAGACGGACGGCATGCCCACCTACAACTTCGCCAACGTGGTGGACGACCATCTCATGGGCATCACCCACGTCATCCGGGGCAGCGAGTATCTCTCCTCCACCCCGAAATACAACCTGCTGTACGACGCTTTCGGCTGGGAGAAGCCGGTCTACATCCACTGCCCGCCCGTCATGAAGGACGCCCAGAACAAGCTGTCCAAGCGCAACGGTGACGCCAGCTACCAGGACCTGGTGGCGAAAGGCTATCTGCCCCAGGCGGTGCTGAATTACCTGCTGCTGCTGGGCTGGGCGCCGGAAGGCGAGCAGGAGATCTTCACCCTCGATGAGATGATCAAGATCTGGGATCCCTCCCGCATCTCCAAGTCCCCGGCCATCTTTGACCCGCTGAAACTGCGGGCCATCAATGCGGCCTACATCCGCGCCCTGCCCCCCGAGGAGTTCCGCCGTCTGGCCGATCCCTTCATCGACAGCGCCGTGCACCGGGAGATTGACCGGGACCTGCTCTGCGCCAATCTGCAGCCCCGCTGCGAGGTGCTCGAGGATATTCCGCCCCAGCTGGATTTCTTCGACGCCGTGCTGCCCTATGATGCGGAGCTCTACCGCAACAAGAAGCAGAAGACCACCCCGGAAAGTGCAAAAGAGGCCCTGACCGCCCTGCTGCCGGTGCTGGAAGGGGTCACTGACTGGAACCGGGACGCCATCTTTGACGCCTGCAAGGCCCAGGCCGAGGCCATGGAAAAGAAGAACGGCTGGCTGCTCTATCCCCTGGGCATCGCCCTCTCGGGCAAATCCCGTACCCCGGGCGGCGGCACCGATCTCGCCGCCATGCTGGGCAAGGACGAGACCCTTGCCCGTCTGCGCACCGCCCTGGCGGCGCTGTAA
- the hflX gene encoding GTPase HflX translates to MSEITLDFGTTAQKQTQGEAIPVVLLALDQGRYDMARSLDELRALADANGMEAVAEVVQKRSVPEAATMLGEGKVAEARLVCQNLDARAAIFDGELTGSQIRNLSAALQVEVLDRTMLILEIFRARATTNEGKLQTELATLRYQLPRLQGLGESLSRQGGGGGGGAGARRGAGETKLELDRRHLHQRIEHLEGKLREMEKRRGETRRARQKNNVPVVALVGYTNVGKSSLLNALCGEQIFEADMLFATLDPTARKLTLPSGLQVILVDTVGFVSRLPHHLVEAFKSTLEEAAFADVILKVADASDPQAAEQLAVTDEVLGTLDCGDIPQLVVYNKCDAANLTAFDPAMLLTSAKTGRGLPELLARLDEELAHRVRTIEVVLPYDKLALADILRSRGSVAEEEYREDGVYYRGTVKIDDLHRFEPYLV, encoded by the coding sequence ATGAGCGAGATTACCTTGGATTTCGGCACCACGGCCCAGAAGCAGACCCAGGGGGAGGCCATCCCCGTGGTGCTGCTGGCGCTGGACCAGGGCCGGTATGATATGGCCCGCAGCCTGGATGAGCTGCGGGCGCTGGCCGACGCCAACGGCATGGAGGCGGTGGCCGAAGTGGTGCAGAAGCGTTCTGTGCCGGAAGCCGCCACCATGCTGGGCGAGGGCAAGGTGGCCGAAGCGCGGCTGGTCTGCCAGAACCTGGACGCCCGGGCGGCCATCTTTGACGGCGAGCTGACGGGCAGTCAGATCCGCAACCTGTCGGCGGCGCTGCAGGTGGAGGTGCTGGACCGGACCATGCTGATCCTGGAGATCTTCCGGGCCAGAGCCACCACCAACGAGGGCAAGCTCCAGACCGAGCTGGCCACCCTGCGGTACCAGCTGCCCCGGCTCCAGGGCCTGGGCGAGAGCCTGAGCCGCCAGGGCGGCGGTGGCGGCGGCGGGGCCGGTGCCCGCCGCGGCGCCGGTGAGACCAAACTGGAACTGGACCGCCGCCACCTGCACCAGCGCATCGAGCACCTGGAAGGCAAGCTGCGGGAGATGGAAAAGCGCCGGGGCGAGACCCGCCGCGCCCGCCAGAAGAACAACGTGCCGGTGGTGGCTCTGGTGGGCTACACCAACGTGGGCAAGTCCAGCCTGCTGAACGCCCTGTGCGGGGAGCAGATCTTTGAGGCGGACATGCTGTTCGCCACCCTGGACCCCACGGCCCGCAAGCTGACCTTACCCAGCGGGCTGCAGGTCATTCTGGTGGACACCGTGGGCTTTGTGAGCCGGCTGCCCCACCATCTGGTGGAAGCCTTCAAGAGTACCCTGGAGGAAGCGGCCTTTGCGGACGTCATCCTCAAGGTGGCCGACGCCTCCGACCCCCAGGCTGCCGAGCAGCTGGCGGTCACCGACGAGGTGCTGGGCACGCTGGACTGCGGCGATATCCCCCAGCTGGTGGTCTACAACAAATGCGACGCCGCCAACCTGACGGCCTTTGACCCGGCCATGCTGCTGACCAGCGCCAAGACCGGCCGCGGCCTGCCGGAACTGCTGGCCCGGCTGGACGAGGAGCTGGCCCACCGGGTGCGCACCATCGAGGTGGTGCTGCCCTACGACAAGCTGGCGCTGGCGGACATCCTGCGCAGCCGGGGCAGCGTGGCCGAGGAGGAGTACCGGGAGGACGGGGTCTATTACCGGGGCACCGTGAAGATCGACGATCTGCACCGGTTCGAGCCCTATCTGGTTTAA
- a CDS encoding GNAT family N-acetyltransferase encodes MKHCGTQQLETGRLVLRRLSIDDCEMMYNNWSSDPEVTRYLRWNAHRTWGETAELLNEWEKHYPDPSYYQWGITDKHSGVLFGTISLFAAVDMKTGWHLNTERLGPTWEVGFALGRKWWDKGYATEALCAVRDYWFGTVGALWLAACHANENIASSAVLQKAGFVYDHDVTDHKFDGTPVPCRAYHLIKEEL; translated from the coding sequence ATGAAACATTGCGGCACCCAGCAGTTGGAGACCGGCCGCCTTGTGCTGCGCCGGCTTTCCATCGACGACTGCGAAATGATGTACAACAACTGGTCCAGCGACCCCGAAGTGACCCGATATCTGCGGTGGAACGCCCACCGCACCTGGGGCGAGACCGCCGAGCTGCTCAACGAGTGGGAGAAGCACTACCCCGACCCCAGCTACTACCAGTGGGGCATCACCGACAAACACAGCGGGGTGCTGTTCGGCACCATCAGCCTGTTTGCGGCGGTGGACATGAAGACCGGCTGGCACCTGAACACCGAGCGGCTGGGCCCCACCTGGGAGGTGGGCTTTGCCCTGGGCCGCAAGTGGTGGGACAAGGGCTACGCCACCGAAGCGCTCTGCGCCGTGCGGGATTACTGGTTCGGCACGGTGGGGGCACTGTGGCTGGCGGCCTGCCATGCCAACGAGAACATCGCCAGCAGCGCCGTGCTGCAGAAGGCGGGGTTCGTCTACGACCACGACGTCACCGACCACAAATTTGACGGCACGCCGGTGCCCTGCCGGGCGTACCATCTGATCAAAGAGGAATTATGA